Proteins found in one Thunnus maccoyii chromosome 5, fThuMac1.1, whole genome shotgun sequence genomic segment:
- the LOC121897125 gene encoding kelch domain-containing protein 10-like produces the protein MSAAEHDFSQLNKFEKLSWRPSIRDSGSKKRVRWLQARRIFSPSCPNLRIPNRFLREGHCVPPARSGHRCVADSTNLYVFGGYNPDFEEAGGSENEDYPLFRELWRFHFATATWQQVRTEGYMPTELASMSAVFHGNNLLVFGGTGIPFGENNGNDVHVCNVQYKRWNLLNCRGKKPNKIYGQAMAIINGYLYVFGGTTGYLYSTDLHRLDLTTREWTHLKPNNTPTDLPEERYRHELAHDEQRIYILGGGTSWTSYPLDKIHAYNLETNYWEEIVTKPHEKIGYPAARRCHSCVQVKDEVFICGGYNGEMILPDLWKINLQTFQWTKLPAVMPEPAYFHCAAVTPAGCMYVHGGVVNMSGNRRTGSLYKVWLVVPSLLELTWEKLLKTFPHVAQLSTLQLLSLGLTHTLIQRLK, from the exons ATGTCTGCGGCCGAACATGACTTCAGTCAGCTCAATAAGTTTGAGAAACTGTCGTGGAGGCCCTCCATCCGCGACTCAG GCTCCAAGAAGCGTGTACGATGGCTTCAGGCTCGACGCATCTTCTCCCCTTCCTGCCCCAACCTGCGGATTCCCAACAGGTTTCTGAGAGAAG GACACTGTGTACCCCCCGCTCGGAGCGGACACCGCTGTGTGGCGGACAGCACCAACCTGTATGTGTTTGGTGGCTACAACCCAGACTTTGAGGAGGCAGGCGGGTCGGAGAATGAAGATTACCCTCTTTTCAGGGAGCTTTGGCGGTTTCATTTTGCCACAGCGACCTGGCAGCAGGTCCGCACAGAGGGTTACATGCCCACAGAGCTGGCCTCCATGTCAG ctgttttTCACGGCAACAACCTTCTTGTGTTTGGTGGAACTGGGATTCCATTTGGTGAAAACAACGGTAATGACGTCCATGTTTGCAACGTTCAATACAAACGATGGAACCTGCTCAACTGCAGAGGGAAGAAACCCAACAAGATCTACGGACAG GCGATGGCCATTATAAATGGCTACCTCTATGTGTTCGGAGGGACAACAGGCTACCTTTACAGCACCGACCTGCACAGGCTGGACCTCACCACCAGGGAGTGGACCCACCTCAAACCCAACAACACACCCACAGATCTACCTGAGGAGAG GTACAGACATGAACTCGCTCATGATGAACAAAGAATATACATTTTGGGAGGTGGGACTTCATGGACCTCATATCCCCTGGACAAG ATTCATGCTTATAACTTGGAGACAAATTACTGGGAGGAAATAGTCACCAAACCTCATGAAAAAATAG GATATCCAGCTGCCCGCCGGTGTCACAGCTGTGTGCAGGTCAAAGATG AGGTGTTTATATGTGGCGGTTATAACGGAGAGATGATCCTGCCCGACCTGTGGAAAATCAACCTGCAGACTTTTCAGTGGACCAAGCTGCCTGCCGTCATGCCAGAACCAGCCTACTTTCACTGTGCTGCAGTCACTCCG GCTGGCTGCATGTATGTCCACGGCGGTGTCGTCAACATGTCTGGGAACCGAAGGACTGGCTCTTTGTACAAGGTGTGGTTGGTGGTTCCCAGCCTGCTGGAACTGACCTGGGAGAAACTGCTGAAAACGTTCCCTCACGTAGCCCAGCTGTCCACCCTTCAGCTGCTCAGCCTgggactgacacacacactaatcCAGAGGCTGAAATAG
- the LOC121897124 gene encoding putative cation exchanger C521.04c — MSLSSSPSTDTSSRRRRPAEHGQDLSWEQDNPAGYDHGQIHDRLCRDQQPNSSGTCTPSTHHCTCPALCTTKHMSAHPCPSHHVCEDSWEDLQSKRTIRAENEVEANKLVNNYMFGFRKWKSHVTERPFEDRSEVVKELYSELNVIRPRTGPGHLITIGNVAYVLLFGWWVSLAYLLVSILMFITVAGVPYGKLCLKLSCYFLWPFGKSIHEIGNTLRRCCEQMPDCDCIIEGMEDNSPVLLPSPTEVPVPEMPGRPVRTPYWHRISTYVWLLLGYPLLVAIHFLACFFSWILVFTIPVAKMNARTLSVILLLAPEDVSVSTCSQRKNQGYETRALLCCYHAANWYYYKYTVDGINVFAVNLLPLVIIAMVIGYIDRENKYASSDVKFATAIGSIIPLSYYIGMGIASISAQSNFAVGAVVNATFGSITELTFYITALLRGHRAANPCLQEVVKAALTGTLLGCILFIPGICMIIGGLRHSEQRFNSRCTGVSSSLLFISVGGVFAPTLFSKAYGNLVCNACTNSTGGNSSGPFVCHNCHYDLNNGTLFHSHVEPLVYTVSALLPVAYIIGLIFTLKTHSHIYDIHVGEGQVTGHNGAVVHWSRWRSLVILIMATVLMSACADLATEHIQPILNQPNISQYFIGVTVLAMVPEIPEIVNGIQFALQNNISLSLEVGSCIAVQVCMLQIPILVLFNAFYDVGFVLLFSDLHLWASIFSVILVNYIFMDGKSDYFQGTALVVVYLILLALYYFAPSPAGC; from the exons ATCTTTCATGGGAACAGGATAACCCGGCAGGATACGATCATGGTCAGATCCACGACCGCCTTTGTAGAGATCAGCAACCTAATTCATCAGGCACTTGCACTCCATCTACACATCACTGCACATGTCCTGCCCTGTgcacaacaaaacacatgtcAGCACACCCAT gCCCAAGCCATCATGTCTGTGAGGATAGCTGGGAGGACCTCCAGAGCAAGAGAACCATCAGAGCAGAGAACGAAGTGGAAGCCAACAAACTGGTCAACAACTACATG tttggtTTTAGAAAATGGAAGAGCCATGTGACGGAGCGTCCATTTGAAGACAGGTCAGAAGTGGTGAAAGAGCTCTACTCCGAGCTGAACGTCATTAGGCCACGCACTGGTCCAG GTCATCTCATCACAATTGGAAATGTAGCGTATGTGCTGTTATTTGGTTGGTGGGTCTCTCTGGCGTACCTCCTGGTCAGCATACTAATGTTCATCACCGTCGCTGGTGTACCATATG gCAAGCTTTGCCTGAAGTTGTCCTGCTACTTCCTGTGGCCATTCGGCAAGTCAATCCACGAG ATTGGAAACACATTGAGGAGGTGCTGTGAGCAAATGCCAGACTGTGACTGCATCATAGAGGGGATGGAGGATAACTCACCAGTTCTGCTGCCTTCACCCACAGAGGTGCCAGTCCCAGAGATGCCAGGGCGACCTGTGCGCACTCCATACTGG CATCGCATCTCCACCTATGTGTGGCTGCTGCTGGGATATCCTCTTCTGGTGGCCATCCACTTCCTGGCCTGCTTCTTCTCTTGGATCCTGGTCTTCACCATCCCTGTTGCCAAGATGAACGCACGCACTTTGAGTGTCATCCTTCTCTTGGCTCCTGAGGATGTTTCTGTCTCCACCTGCTCGCAGAGGAAG AATCAAGGCTATGAGACCAGAGCGCTGCTGTGCTGCTACCATGCTGCAAACTGGTATTACTACAAGTATACTGTTGATGGGATCAATGTATTTGCTGTCA ACCTCCTCCCTCTTGTAATAATTGCCATGGTAATTGGCTACATCgacagagaaaacaagtacGCCAGCTCTGATGTCAAGTTCGCCACAGCGATTGGTTCCATCATACCTCTGTCATACTACATTGGTATGGGCATCGCCAG CATCTCAGCCCAGAGTAACTTTGCTGTGGGTGCAGTGGTGAACGCCACCTTCGGCTCCATCACAGAGTTGACCTTTTACATCACAGCCCTGCTCAGGGGTCACCGGGCAGCCAATCCGTGTCTGCAGGAGGTTGTGAAGGCAGCACTGACTGGCACGCTGCTGGGCTgcatcctcttcatccct GGCATCTGCATGATAATTGGAGGGCTGAGACACAGTGAGCAACGATTCAACAGTCGCTGTACAGGAGTGAGCTCTTCGTTGCTCTTCATCTCTGTAGGAG GTGTATTTGCCCCCACGCTGTTCTCCAAGGCTTACGGGAACCTGGTGTGCAACGCCTGCACCAACTCCACTGGAGGAAACAGCAGCGGGCCGTTTGTCTGCCACAACTGTCATTACGATCTG AACAACGGTACTTTGTTCCACAGCCATGTTGA GCCGCTGGTGTACACCGTGTCTGCCCTCTTGCCAGTTGCCTACATCATTGGGCTGATATTCACACTGAAGACACACTCCCACATTTATGACATTCATGTTGGAGAGGGCCAAG TGACCGGCCACAATGGGGCAGTGGTCCACTGGTCACGGTGGAGGTCTCTGGTCATCCTCATCATGGCCACTGTGCTCATGTCTGCCTGCGCTGACCTCGCCACTGAGCACATCCAGCCCATTCTCAACCAGCCCAACATCTCTCAG TATTTCATTGGGGTAACAGTTCTCGCTATGGTTCCTGAGATCCCAGAGATTGTCAATGGGATTCAGTTTGCTCTCCAAAACAACATCAGTCTTAG cttGGAGGTGGGGAGCTGTATCGCTGTGCAGGTCTGCATGCTACAGATTCCAATTCTGGTCTTATTTAATGCCTTCTAT GATGTGGGGTTTGTGCTCTTGTTCAGTGACCTACACCTATGGGCCAGCATCTTCAGCGTGATTCTGGTCAACTACATCTTCATGGATGGCAAGTCAGATTATTTTCAGG GTACAGCTCTGGTGGTCGTCTATCTTATCCTACTGGCTCTGTATTACTTCGCTCCATCTCCAGCAGGCTGCTGA